One Bos taurus isolate L1 Dominette 01449 registration number 42190680 breed Hereford chromosome 16, ARS-UCD2.0, whole genome shotgun sequence DNA window includes the following coding sequences:
- the LOC132342412 gene encoding serine/arginine repetitive matrix protein 1-like — translation MPAGAPPPLGRMVQAGRPAGAHILEPGCRARDPLRERPGEGSGEVREPAAGPGGAHSGAAAARRGSGSGGFVLRSREEGGGRRRRAQCVSRSAVLDPARAPRRGGGEVRGCGRRRRWRTRFPCARHRLGGLCRRLRRRSAPLKAARAARPPPSARLPLCALAPASPSGPQLRPPGPAHVTRSPAPRTEARAPCPAPAAGCRPPRLAVAHLSARGRARPRRHCRRGPSRPFPSSGLVPVPTLGKARERPRARIGPPGAAGWCCHGNRIAREAVRGSDPVTGAPSAPRDLVWRRGRSRGSTRGAPGAGTRRKVSSRQRCAEAAAGVSSPDWASSCARSQDCSCCSAGSEEGGPRRVPGPRRLGLSVPGVPVPTWLGCPCKALTRGERARGRVPHTGKRLLGNSGLKADSVSSRDKALLPTLSGPRRCTNQALEIS, via the exons ATGCCGGCCGGCGCGCCGCCGCCGTTGGGGCGCATGGTTCAGGCGGGGCGGCCCGCTGGGGCGCACATCCTTGAGCCCGGGTGCAGGGCTCGCGACCCCCTCCGGGAGCGACCCGGAGAAGGCAGCGGTGAGGTGAGGGAGCCGGCTGCCGGCCCGGGAGGGGCGCACTCCGGCGCCGCGGCCGCGAGGCGAGGATCGGGGAGCGGCGGCTTCGTCCTCCGGAGCCGCGAAGAGGGAGGCGGGCGGCGCCGCCGCGCACAGTGCGTGTCTCGCAGCGCGGTTCTCGATCCGGCCAGAGCCCCGCGCCGAGGGGGCGGCGAGGTCCGGGGGTGCGGGCGGCGGCGACGCTGGCGGACGCGTTTCCCCTGCGCGCGCCACCGACTCGGGGGGCTCTGCCGGAGACTCCGCCGCCGCTCGGCGCCGCTCAA AGCCGCCCGCGCCGCTCGGCCGCCTCCTTCCGCGCGTCTGCCTCTCTGCGCGCTCGCCCCCGCCTCCCCGAGTGGGCCCCAACTCCGCCCGCCCGGCCCGGCTCACGTCACCCGCTCCCCCGCCCCTCGAACTGAAGCCCGAGCCCCCTGCCCGGCCCCGGCTGCCGGTTGCCGCCCGCCCCGCCTCGCGGTGGCCCACCTCTCCGCGCGGGGCCGTGCCCGGCCCCGGCGACACTGCAGGCGGGGCCCCAGCCGCCCCTTCCCCAGCTCTGGCCTCGTCCCGGTCCCCACCTTGGGAAAAGCTCGAGAGAGGCCGCGGGCTCGGATTGGACCGCCGGGCGCCGCCGGATGGTGTTGCCACGGTAACCGGATAGCACGCGAAGCGGTTCGAGGTTCTGACCCGGTTACCGGTGCACCCAGTGCCCCGAGAGACCTGGTTTGGCGGAGGGGACGTTCCCGAGGAAGTACTCGGGGGGCGCCTGGGGCGGGGACTAGGAGAAAAGTTTCCTCCAGGCAGAGGTGCGCGGAAGCGGCCGCGGGAGTCAG CTCCCCGGACTGGGCATCCAGCTGCGCCCGATCGCAGGACTGCAGCTGCTGCTCGGCCGGCTCTGAAGAAGGAGGACCCCGGAGAGTTCCAGGACCCCGGCGTCTCGGACTGTCCGTCCCTGGAGTTCCCGTGCCTACCTGGTTAGGTTGTCCTTGCAAGGCCTTGACTAGAGGCGAAAGGGCCCGCGGCAGGGTCCCTCACACCGGGAAGAGACTCCTGGGAAACTCCGGGCTGAAGGCCGACTCCGTGAGCAGCCGCGACAAAGCCCTGCTTCCAACTCTCAGCGGCCCGAGGAGGTGCACAAACCAGGCCTTAGAAATCAGCTAG